A stretch of the Actinomyces qiguomingii genome encodes the following:
- a CDS encoding ABC transporter ATP-binding protein, producing the protein MAASPSRTDPEPTQLAPAVQTAARGPAAAPLTGPPGGPAIRHEAPAIDVAALRRVFTLPGRRRAAVTAVDDVALNLQAGSFTALVGASGCGKSTLLQCIAGLDRPTSGTVRLLGTETTALRPRDAARFRADHVGFIFQDDNLVSALSARDNVALPGRLRRRPLPRTAVDAALERLGLTGQAHHLPHELSGGERQRVAIARVLASRPALVFADEPTAALDVAAGAEVLDWLGELSALGTTVLMVTHDASAAARADEVLVMAAGRLMTEMPGGDADAIARAVLHTRGAGEVR; encoded by the coding sequence ATGGCAGCCTCTCCATCCCGAACCGACCCGGAACCGACGCAACTCGCACCGGCGGTGCAGACAGCGGCGCGTGGCCCCGCAGCCGCCCCGCTCACCGGCCCGCCCGGCGGACCGGCAATCCGGCACGAGGCGCCGGCAATCGACGTGGCCGCACTCCGGCGCGTATTCACGCTGCCCGGGCGGCGTCGTGCGGCCGTCACCGCCGTCGACGACGTCGCCCTAAACTTGCAGGCGGGGAGTTTCACCGCCCTGGTCGGGGCCTCCGGTTGCGGGAAGTCGACGCTGCTGCAGTGCATCGCGGGACTGGACCGGCCCACCTCCGGGACGGTGCGGCTCCTCGGCACCGAAACCACCGCCCTGCGCCCCCGCGACGCCGCCCGCTTCCGAGCCGATCACGTCGGCTTCATCTTCCAGGACGACAACCTCGTCTCGGCCCTGTCCGCCAGGGACAACGTCGCCCTGCCCGGGCGGCTGCGGCGGCGCCCACTGCCGCGCACCGCCGTCGATGCGGCGCTGGAACGACTGGGGCTGACCGGCCAGGCCCACCACCTGCCCCACGAACTCAGCGGCGGGGAACGGCAGCGGGTCGCCATCGCCCGGGTCCTGGCCTCCCGGCCGGCGCTCGTGTTCGCCGACGAGCCCACCGCGGCACTCGACGTCGCCGCGGGCGCGGAGGTGCTGGACTGGCTGGGCGAGTTGAGCGCCCTGGGAACGACGGTGCTCATGGTCACGCACGACGCCTCAGCCGCGGCGCGCGCCGACGAAGTCCTGGTAATGGCAGCGGGTCGCCTCATGACCGAGATGCCGGGCGGTG